DNA sequence from the Caldalkalibacillus thermarum genome:
GGTCGACGAACGGAATTATGTTCAAAGGCAGTGGTGAGCACATGATCCCCTGTTTTCCATTCAAAACCTTTGATCGCTTGGTTTAAGGCTTGTGTCGCATTTTGAAAAAAAATAATGTGCTTTGGATCTTTAATCCCAAACAGTTTAGCGAGTCTGGCCCGGGTTTGGCTAATGGTCTGGGCTGCCCGCACTGCCAGCTGGTGGCCACCGCGGCCCGGGTTGGCTCCATATTGTTGAACGGCTTCCATCATGGCTTCGGCAACCCCGTCAGGTTTGGGCCAAGAGGATGCAGCTTGGTCAAAATAAATCACAGTAATGCCTCCCGTTCCTTCGGTGCTTGAACTAATCAAGCTAACCGATCATCTCCACAAGACGCTGCAAATCTTCATCAGAGAAAAATTCAATCTCGATCTTACCCTTTTTATCTCCCTTTTTTATTTTAACAGAGGTACCTAATTTGCTCTTTAATTGTTCCTCATACTGATGGATAAAGGGGTTGGGCTTCGTTTTGCTTTTCTTTTGCTTTGTTTCACGTGAAACATTGTTAAGCTGTTTGATGAGCTGTTCCAATTGCCGGACGCTTAACTGTTCATCGATACACTTTTTGGCCAATTTGCTGATCTGCTTTTTATCTTTACAACCAAGTAAAGCCCGGGCATGTCCCATGGATAGTGTTCCACGTGAAACATATTCCTGCACGTTGTCAGGAAGCTGGAGAAGGCGCAAGAAGTTGGCTACATGGGGACGGCTTTTGCCCACTTTGACAGCCAGTTCATCTTGCGTCAAATTAAATTTGTCCATGAGCTTTTTATAAGCATAAGCCACTTCCATCGCGTTCAGATTTTCCCGCTGCAGATTTTCGATCAAGGCGATTTCCATCACTTGCGATTCGGTAAAATCTTTGACCACAGCAGGGATTGTCTCCAAACCGGCTTCCTTTGAGGCCCGGTACCGGCGTTCACCCGCGACGATTTCGTAACCTTTTATGCTCTTGCGCACAATAATCGGTTGGATCACCCCGTGTTCTTTAATGGATTGGGTTAACTCCGCAAGCGCTTCCTCATTAAAATCCTTGCGCGGCTGATAAGGATTGGGCCTTAATTCACTCAGCTTAATTTGAATCACTTGATCATGATCATTGATCTCTAAAGAAGGGAGCAGGGCATCCAACCCTTTCCCTAACCTTTTAGACATAAACTCAGCACCTCCTTGGCCAGCTCCATGTACACCTCGGCCCCTTTGGACTTCGGGTCGTAATCGATGATCGGCTTGCCGTGGCTGGGTGCCTCGCTCAGGCGCACATTGCGGGGGATCACGGTTTGATACACTTTTTCCTTAAAATATTTTTTTACTTCTTCAATGACCTGAATGCCCAGATTGGTGCGGGCATCCAGCATGGTCAGCAATACCCCTTCAATGGTTAAGTTTTTATTTAAATGTTTTTGCACGAGGCGGATGGTGTTCAGCAACTGGCTTAATCCTTCCAATGCATAATACTCGCACTGAATAGGAATCAACACCGAATCAGCAGCGGTCAGGGAATTGATGGTTAAAATGCCTAATGAGGGAGGACAATCAATCAAAATAAAATCGTAATTGTCCCGCACCAATTGCAAAGCTTTTTTAAGGCGGATCTCCCTGGAGATGGTAGGCACAAGTTCAATTTCAGCTCCGGCCAGCTGGATGGTGGCAGGAATAATATGCAGGTTCTCGATCGAGGTATGCTGAATCACCTCTTGGGGATGCACATCATTAATCAGCACATCGTAAATGCAGTACTGGATATCAGCCTTATCTATGCCAATCCCACTGGTGGTGTTCCCCTGTGGGTCGATATCAATCAGCAAGACTTTCTGTCCCAGAGTAGCCAGGCAGGCCCCTAAGTTAATAGAAGA
Encoded proteins:
- a CDS encoding ParA family protein, with amino-acid sequence MGKIIAVANQKGGVGKTTSSINLGACLATLGQKVLLIDIDPQGNTTSGIGIDKADIQYCIYDVLINDVHPQEVIQHTSIENLHIIPATIQLAGAEIELVPTISREIRLKKALQLVRDNYDFILIDCPPSLGILTINSLTAADSVLIPIQCEYYALEGLSQLLNTIRLVQKHLNKNLTIEGVLLTMLDARTNLGIQVIEEVKKYFKEKVYQTVIPRNVRLSEAPSHGKPIIDYDPKSKGAEVYMELAKEVLSLCLKG
- a CDS encoding ParB/RepB/Spo0J family partition protein yields the protein MSKRLGKGLDALLPSLEINDHDQVIQIKLSELRPNPYQPRKDFNEEALAELTQSIKEHGVIQPIIVRKSIKGYEIVAGERRYRASKEAGLETIPAVVKDFTESQVMEIALIENLQRENLNAMEVAYAYKKLMDKFNLTQDELAVKVGKSRPHVANFLRLLQLPDNVQEYVSRGTLSMGHARALLGCKDKKQISKLAKKCIDEQLSVRQLEQLIKQLNNVSRETKQKKSKTKPNPFIHQYEEQLKSKLGTSVKIKKGDKKGKIEIEFFSDEDLQRLVEMIG